GTCGTCGTCACGGCGGGCGGCACCCGCGAGCCGCTGGACCCGGTGCGCTTCCTCGGCAACCGCTCCTCCGGCAAGCAGGGCTACGCCTTCGCGACCGCCGCCGTCGCCCGCGGTGCCAAGGTGACCCTGATCTCAGCGAACGTCTCGCTCGCCCCGCCCGCCGGGGTCGATCTGGTGCCCGTCGGCTCCACCGCCGAGCTGCGCGAGGCGACGCTGCTCGCCGCCGTGCGGGCCGACGCGGTGGTGATGGCCGCCGCACCGGCCGACTTCCGGCCCGCGACCGTCGCCGATCAGAAGATCAAGAAGGCGGCGGACGGCGTCACCCCCGTGATCGAGCTGGTCACCAACCCCGACATCGCCGCCGAGCTCGGCGCCGCCAAGCCGCCCGGCCAGGTGCTCGTCGCCTTCGCCGCCGAGACGCAGGACGCGCTGGCGCACGGCACCGAGAAGCTCCGCCGCAAGCGCGCGGACCTGATCGTGATCAACGAGGTCGGCGTCGACAAGGTCTTCGGCCACGACGACACCTCCGTCACCGTCCTGGATGCTGACGGATCAACGACACATCTCACCGACCGACCCAAGGATGAGGTCGCCGACGCCGTGTGGGATATCGTCGCCGAGCGCTGGAAACGGCAATGAGCCCTATTAACGCACGATTAAGCAGTGTCCTGCCCCGTGGAAAGCGGGCATGTTAGGTGGGTGCCACTGCTGGGAGCTGGCTACACTCCCCGCTAGTCGCATGAGCCGCGCACCGTCATAGAACACGAGATAACACCTAGGGAGTACCGTGGCACGCCGCCTCTTCACCTCTGAATCGGTCACTGAGGGCCACCCGGACAAGATCGCTGACCAGATCAGCGACGGCATCCTCGACGCCCTGATCGGCGCGGACCCGCGTAGCCGGGTCGCGGTCGAGACGCTGATCACCACCGGCCAGGTCCACGTCGCCGGTGAGGTCACCACGAGCGCGTACGCGGACATCGCCGCCATCGTGCGCGAGACGATCCTCGGCATCGGCTACGACTCGTCGAAGAAGGGCTTCGACGGCGCCTCGTGTGGCGTGAGTGTCTCCATCGGCTCGCAGTCGCCCGACATCGCGCAGGGCGTCAACACCGCGATCGAGCAGCGTGAGGGCGGTGCGGGCGACGCGCTGGACTCGCAGGGCGCCGGCGACCAGGGCATGATGTTCGGCTTCGCCTGCTCGGAGACCCCCGAGCTGATGCCGCTGCCGATCGCGCTCGCCCACCGCCTGGCCCGCCGCCTGACCGCCGCCCGCAAGGAGGGGATCATCCCCTACCTGCGTCCCGACGGTAAGACCCAGGTCACGATCGAGTACGACGGTCTCAAGCCGGTCCGGCTCAACACGGTCGTCGTCTCCTCGCAGCACGCGCCCGACATCTCGCTGGAGTCGCTGCTCACGCCCGACGTCCGCGAGCACGTCATCGCGCCCGAGCTGGAGGCGCTCGGCCTCGAGACCGACGGCTACAAGCTGCTCGTCAACCCGACCGGCCGTTTCGAGATCGGCGGCCCGATGGGCGACGCCGGCCTCACCGGTCGCAAGATCATCGTCGACACCTACGGCGGCTACGCCCGCCACGGTGGCGGCGCCTTCTCCGGCAAGGACCCGTCGAAGGTCGACCGCTCGGCCGCCTACGCGATGCGCTGGGTCGCCAAGAACGTCGTCGCCGCCGGTCTCGCCGAGCGTTGCGAGGTCCAGGTGGCCTACGCGATCGGCAAGGCACACCCGGTCAGCCTCTTCGTCGAGACCTTCGGCACGGAGACCGTCCCGGTCGCCCTGATCGAGAAGGCGATCAACGAGGTCTTCGACCTCCGCCCCGCCGCGATCATCCGTGACCTGGACCTGCTGCGCCCGATCTACCAGCAGACCGCCGCCTACGGCCACTTCGGCCGGGAGCTGCCCGACCTGACCTGGGAGCGCACCGACCGCGTCTCGCAGCTCAAGGGCGCCATCTCCTAGGTCACTGTGCGAACATCTGTTCGTGCCACCACGTAAGCGCCGCGACCGGCAGCCCGCAGCAGGGTTGCCGGTCGCTCGCGTCTGCGTGGACCTGCCGCTGCCGCACCTGGACCGGCTCTTCGACTACCTCGTCCCCGAGGACCTCGACGACGTCGCCCGGCCCGGCGTGCGGCTGAAGGTGCGCTTCTCCGGCCAGCTCGTCGACGCGTGGCTGCTGGAGCGGGTCGCCGACAGCGAGCACCCGAAGCTCGCCTACCTGGAGAAGGTCGTCTCCGGCGAGCCCGTGCTGAGCGCCGAGATCGCGCGGCTCGCCCGGGAGGTCGCCGACCGCTATGCCGGCAGTCTCGCCGATGTCCTGCGCCTCGCCGTCCCGCCCCGCCACGCGGCGGCCGAGAAACCCCCCAAGACACCAACTCTTGAAGAGTTGCCCCCATCCCCACCGGCGGACCCCGCGGACCCTGCAGAGCCCGCCGACCCGTCCCGTCACGTTTTGCAGCAAAGCGTGGCCTCCGACCCCCTCCAAGACCACGCTTTGCTGCAAAACGTGACGGGGACCGTGCCCGCGGGCCGGGCTGGCCGGGTCGGCGGTGCCGGCGGGGCGGGGTGGGGGCGGTACGCGGCGGGGGAGGCCTATCTGCGGGCGCTCGCCGACGGGCGGGCACCGCGGGCGGTGTGGTCGGCGGCGCCGGGGGAGGACTGGCCCGCGCGGCTGGCCGAGGCGATCGCGGTCACCGTCGAGAGTGGACGGGGTGCCGTCGCGGTCGTCGCCGATGCGCGGGACCTGGACCGGCTCGATGAGGCGCTGACCGTTCGGTTCGGCGGCGGCGACCGGCACGTGGCGTTGAGCGCGGCACTCGGTCCGGCGGAGCGGTACCGGCGGTTTCTCCGGGCCAGCCGCGGTGAGGTTTCTGCCGTCATCGGCAACCGGGCCTCGGCCTTCGCGCCGGTCGCCGCGCTCGGCTTCGTGGCGATCTGGGACGACGGCGACGACCTGCACTCGGAGCAGCGCTCTCCCTACCCGCACGCTCGGCAGACGCTGCTCAACCGGGCGCAGCTGGCGGAGGCGGCGGTGCTGGTGGCGGGCTTCACGCGTACCGCCGAGGGGCAACAGCTCGTGGAGTCGGGCTGGGCGCGCGAGATCAACCCGGGGCGCGACGAGGCCCGGCGGATCGTGGTGCAGACGGCCGACGACCGGCAGCTCGCCCGCGACCCGGCGGCGGTCTCGGCGCGGCTGCCGAGCGTGGCCTGGGAGGCGGCCCGGGAGTCGCTGCGGGCGGGCGCGCCGGTGCTGGTGCAGGTGCCCCGGCGCGGCTACCTGCCGAGCGTCGCCTGCCAGGACTGCCGGGAGCGGGCCCGCTGCCCGCACTGCGCCGGTCCGCTGGCCCTGACCAGCTCGCAGAGCATCGCCGAGTGCCGCTGGTGCGCTCGGCCCGCCGGTGGCTACACCTGTCCGCGCTGCGGCGGTCGGCGGTTGCGTGCCTCGGTGACCGGCGTCCGCCGCACCGCCGAGGAGATGGGCCGGGCGCTGCCCGGATACACGGTGCGCACGTCGGGGCGGGACGGCGTCCTGCCCACCGTCACGAACGAGCCCGCCCTGGTGCTGGCGACGCCGGGCGCGGAGCCGGTCGCCGAGGGCGGCTACGGTGCCGTGCTGCTCCTGGACACCTGGGCGCTGCTGACCCGGGCCGATCTGCGCGCGGGCGAGGAGGCGCTGCGGCGCTGGATGAACGCCGCAGCGCTGGCCCGCCCGGGGGGCCGGGTGATCGTCGTCGCCGACGGTTCGCTCGTCGTCGTGCAGGCCCTGATGCGCTGGGACGCGGCCTGGCTCGCCGCCCGTGAGCTGGCCGAACGCCGTGAGCTGGGCTTCCCGCCCGCAGCCCGCTTCGCCTCGCTGACCGGGACGCCCGCCGCCGTCGCCGAGCAGCTCGCGGCGACGCGCCTGCCGACCGGTGCGGACCTGCTCGGGCCGATCGAGCTGCCCGACGGCCAGGAGCGGATGCTCGTCCGGGTGACCCGCTCCCACGCTGCCGAGCTCGCCGCCGCGCTGCATGCGGCGGCCGGTGTCCGCAGCGCCCGCAAGGCACCCGACGCGGTCCGGGTGCAGATGGACCCGCTGGAACTCCTGTAACAACATTCACAAAAGATGTGCTGTTGCCAAAGACTTGCAACAGCGGCAGGATGATCGTCATGAACGTGGCGATGCACATCAGCAACGGCATCATCAACGGCCCGATCTCGCTGGTCTTCGGGCTGGTGGCCGTGTCTGCGATCACCTTCTGCCTGGTCCGGGCCCGCGGCGACCTCAACGACCGGCTGGCGCCGATGGCGGGCCTCGTGGCCGCGTTCATCTTCGCGGTGCAGATGCTCAACTTCCCAGTCCTGCCGGGCGTCAGCGGGCACCTCCTCGGCGGCGCCCTCGCCGCCACCCTCGTCGGCCCCTGGGTCGGCGTGCTCTGCGTCTCGGTCGTGCTGGTGGTGCAGGCGCTCGTCTTCGCCGACGGCGGCATCACCGCGCTCGGGCTCAACATCTTCAACATGGCGCTGCTCGGCACC
This portion of the Allocatelliglobosispora scoriae genome encodes:
- a CDS encoding primosomal protein N' — its product is MDLPLPHLDRLFDYLVPEDLDDVARPGVRLKVRFSGQLVDAWLLERVADSEHPKLAYLEKVVSGEPVLSAEIARLAREVADRYAGSLADVLRLAVPPRHAAAEKPPKTPTLEELPPSPPADPADPAEPADPSRHVLQQSVASDPLQDHALLQNVTGTVPAGRAGRVGGAGGAGWGRYAAGEAYLRALADGRAPRAVWSAAPGEDWPARLAEAIAVTVESGRGAVAVVADARDLDRLDEALTVRFGGGDRHVALSAALGPAERYRRFLRASRGEVSAVIGNRASAFAPVAALGFVAIWDDGDDLHSEQRSPYPHARQTLLNRAQLAEAAVLVAGFTRTAEGQQLVESGWAREINPGRDEARRIVVQTADDRQLARDPAAVSARLPSVAWEAARESLRAGAPVLVQVPRRGYLPSVACQDCRERARCPHCAGPLALTSSQSIAECRWCARPAGGYTCPRCGGRRLRASVTGVRRTAEEMGRALPGYTVRTSGRDGVLPTVTNEPALVLATPGAEPVAEGGYGAVLLLDTWALLTRADLRAGEEALRRWMNAAALARPGGRVIVVADGSLVVVQALMRWDAAWLAARELAERRELGFPPAARFASLTGTPAAVAEQLAATRLPTGADLLGPIELPDGQERMLVRVTRSHAAELAAALHAAAGVRSARKAPDAVRVQMDPLELL
- the coaBC gene encoding bifunctional phosphopantothenoylcysteine decarboxylase/phosphopantothenate--cysteine ligase CoaBC; translation: MAAIVLGVSGGIAAYKACELLRLLTESGHRVRVVPTAAALRFVGAPTWEALSGQPVQHDVFTNVSDVPHVALGQGADLVLVAPATADLLAKAAHGIADDLLTNTLLTARCPVVFAPAMHTEMWEHPATTDNVATLRRRGAVVIDPAVGRLTGADTGRGRLPDPAEIFRIARRVLARGSLTPDLAGRHVVVTAGGTREPLDPVRFLGNRSSGKQGYAFATAAVARGAKVTLISANVSLAPPAGVDLVPVGSTAELREATLLAAVRADAVVMAAAPADFRPATVADQKIKKAADGVTPVIELVTNPDIAAELGAAKPPGQVLVAFAAETQDALAHGTEKLRRKRADLIVINEVGVDKVFGHDDTSVTVLDADGSTTHLTDRPKDEVADAVWDIVAERWKRQ
- the metK gene encoding methionine adenosyltransferase; the encoded protein is MARRLFTSESVTEGHPDKIADQISDGILDALIGADPRSRVAVETLITTGQVHVAGEVTTSAYADIAAIVRETILGIGYDSSKKGFDGASCGVSVSIGSQSPDIAQGVNTAIEQREGGAGDALDSQGAGDQGMMFGFACSETPELMPLPIALAHRLARRLTAARKEGIIPYLRPDGKTQVTIEYDGLKPVRLNTVVVSSQHAPDISLESLLTPDVREHVIAPELEALGLETDGYKLLVNPTGRFEIGGPMGDAGLTGRKIIVDTYGGYARHGGGAFSGKDPSKVDRSAAYAMRWVAKNVVAAGLAERCEVQVAYAIGKAHPVSLFVETFGTETVPVALIEKAINEVFDLRPAAIIRDLDLLRPIYQQTAAYGHFGRELPDLTWERTDRVSQLKGAIS